A genomic region of Gossypium hirsutum isolate 1008001.06 chromosome D01, Gossypium_hirsutum_v2.1, whole genome shotgun sequence contains the following coding sequences:
- the LOC107921189 gene encoding uncharacterized aarF domain-containing protein kinase At5g05200, chloroplastic isoform X5 translates to MIWIAQIIGKPNLAPAAWVKRLVTLCDQAPTTPLDDVQLVLEKEFGRSIDEIFENFDVNPLSLASIAHVHRARLRGDKNDVVVKVQHPGIQDLMMTGIHNLQAFALYIQKNDIKFDLFSVAKVMGKHVFVFTLMFLAKHIYPSFMYFPDYVN, encoded by the exons attGCTCAAATTATTGGAAAACCGAACCTAGCCCCAGCAGCATGGGTGAAAAGGCTTGTTACTTTGTGTGATCAAGCCCCAACAACACCTTTAGATGATGTTCAACTTGTTTTAGAGAAGGAGTTTGGTCGAAGCATCGATGAAATATTTGAGAATTTTGATGTAAATCCTCTCAGTTTAGCATCGATCGCACAT GTTCATCGAGCAAGATTGAGAGGTGATAAGAACGATGTTGTTGTTAAG GTGCAACATCCGGGAATCCAGGATCTTATGATGACCGGCATCCATAACTTGCAAGCATTTGCACTGTACATTCAAAAGAATGATATCAAATTTGATCTGTTTTCCGTTGCCAAGGTAATGGGAAAGCATGTATTTGTATTCACATTGATGTTCCTTGCAAAACACATCTATCCTTCTTTTATGTACTTTCCAGATTATGTAAATTGA
- the LOC107921189 gene encoding uncharacterized aarF domain-containing protein kinase At5g05200, chloroplastic isoform X6 gives MCYDMGGFFLKIAQIIGKPNLAPAAWVKRLVTLCDQAPTTPLDDVQLVLEKEFGRSIDEIFENFDVHRARLRGDKNDVVVKVQHPGIQDLMMTGIHNLQAFALYIQKNDIKFDLFSVAKVMGKHVFVFTLMFLAKHIYPSFMYFPDYVN, from the exons attGCTCAAATTATTGGAAAACCGAACCTAGCCCCAGCAGCATGGGTGAAAAGGCTTGTTACTTTGTGTGATCAAGCCCCAACAACACCTTTAGATGATGTTCAACTTGTTTTAGAGAAGGAGTTTGGTCGAAGCATCGATGAAATATTTGAGAATTTTGAT GTTCATCGAGCAAGATTGAGAGGTGATAAGAACGATGTTGTTGTTAAG GTGCAACATCCGGGAATCCAGGATCTTATGATGACCGGCATCCATAACTTGCAAGCATTTGCACTGTACATTCAAAAGAATGATATCAAATTTGATCTGTTTTCCGTTGCCAAGGTAATGGGAAAGCATGTATTTGTATTCACATTGATGTTCCTTGCAAAACACATCTATCCTTCTTTTATGTACTTTCCAGATTATGTAAATTGA
- the LOC107921189 gene encoding uncharacterized aarF domain-containing protein kinase At5g05200, chloroplastic isoform X4 — protein MCYDMGGFFLKIAQIIGKPNLAPAAWVKRLVTLCDQAPTTPLDDVQLVLEKEFGRSIDEIFENFDVNPLSLASIAHVHRARLRGDKNDVVVKVQHPGIQDLMMTGIHNLQAFALYIQKNDIKFDLFSVAKVMGKHVFVFTLMFLAKHIYPSFMYFPDYVN, from the exons attGCTCAAATTATTGGAAAACCGAACCTAGCCCCAGCAGCATGGGTGAAAAGGCTTGTTACTTTGTGTGATCAAGCCCCAACAACACCTTTAGATGATGTTCAACTTGTTTTAGAGAAGGAGTTTGGTCGAAGCATCGATGAAATATTTGAGAATTTTGATGTAAATCCTCTCAGTTTAGCATCGATCGCACAT GTTCATCGAGCAAGATTGAGAGGTGATAAGAACGATGTTGTTGTTAAG GTGCAACATCCGGGAATCCAGGATCTTATGATGACCGGCATCCATAACTTGCAAGCATTTGCACTGTACATTCAAAAGAATGATATCAAATTTGATCTGTTTTCCGTTGCCAAGGTAATGGGAAAGCATGTATTTGTATTCACATTGATGTTCCTTGCAAAACACATCTATCCTTCTTTTATGTACTTTCCAGATTATGTAAATTGA